TGCGCAAGCTCGGCGCCCGCGACGAGCAGGTGCACATCGTTCCGATGGGCGTCGACACCGCGCCGATCACGGCTGCCGTGGCGCGCGAGCAGCGGACGCCCGGCCGCGTCCTCTTCGTCGGCCGCCTCGTCGAGAAGAAGGGCGCGACCGTCCTGCTCGACGCGCTCGAGCGCATGCGGGAGCAGCCGGCCGAGGTCGTGGTCGTCGGTGACGGTCCGCTGCGCGGCGCCCTGGAGGCCCGTGCCGGTTCCGCCGTGTCGTTCGTCGGTGCGCGGTCCAAGGACGGCCTGGCGGCCGAGTACGCACAGGCCGGCATCGCGCTCTACCCGTCGGTCCCGGCCGCCAACGGCGACCGTGACGGCCTGCCGGTCGCGCTGCTCGAGGCGATGTCCGCGGGCTGCGCGATCGTCGCGTCCGCGGTGCCCGGCATCGTCGACGTCGTCGAGGACGGCGTGAACGGCCTGCTCGTGACACCGGGTGACGCCGGCGCCCTCGCGGCGGCGGTGGACCGGCTGCTCGCCGACCCGGCCCTCGCGTCGCGTCTCGGTGCGGCCGCGCAGGAGACCGCGGCGGCGTACACGGTCGAGGCCGTGGGCGACCGCTACCGCACGCTCATCGCGGGAGCGCTCGGCCGCTGACCGGCGAGGCGCAGGACGGCCTCGGCCCGGTCCTCAGCCGTCGGCGGCGACCCAGCCGCTGCCGGTCCGGTACTCGAGGACGCCCGGGGCGGGCTCCCGGCCGGTGTTCCGCACGACGTCACCCGGGAACGGCGTCAGCTCGCGCACGTCGGTCCCGATCGCCGTCGAGACGACGGACACCTCCTGCCGCCCCGTGCGGGAGACGAGCGGCGCCCGCCGCTGGGCGTCGTCGACGAGGACGCGGACCGGTGAGGCCGCGGCGCTCACCAGTCGGACGGCGGCGTCCGACCCGGCGCGCTGCCGCACCCCGCGCAGCGTGACCCGGGCGGGGGAGCGGAGGATCGCGAGCGCCCGTCCGCCCTGCAGCCCCTCGACCGTGATCGACGTGGCCGGGGCGTCGGGGTCGCCGTCCTCGTCCGCTGCCCACACCGAGCCGCCCGTGCGCCGCAGGTCCGTGAACCGGGCGGTGCCGATGCGGTAGCGGCCGGAGCCCTCGCGGAGGGACAGCACGTCACCGGTCCGTGCCGCGGAGCGGTCGTCGGCAACCGTGAGCAGCTGGATCCGCATCCGCGGGGCGCCGAGCTGCACGGTGTCGAAGTGCGGCGCGAGCACCGGGCATCGGGTGCCCTCGACGTGGACCTCGCGGACGCTGCGGACGGCGAGGCGCACGGCACACCCGGGCTGGTCGGAGCGGCCGGCGACCGAGCGGCTCGTGACGCCGCGGACGGTGATCGACTCGGCGGACGTCCCCGTGAAGCTGACGACGCCGTCCTTCGGGGCACGGGCGGAGGCGGGCCAGGCGACGTCGCTGACGGTGACCCGACCGAGGCGGGACGCCTGCACGTTGACGCTCGGGCTGCCGACGTGGGTGGCGGTGACGTCGCTGATCGTGCCGGAGAACCAGGTCGGCCCGGCGTAGTCGAGGACGTTGACGGGGGAGGCGCCGGTCACCGCGCCGTGCACCCCGGTCGCGCTGAACCGCTCGAGGTGGCGCTGGCGGCCGCCCGCCCCGATGCCGGAGGTCAGCTTGAGCAGGCTGTGGCACTCGTCCGAGTGCAGGTCCTCGACGACGACGTCGGTGATGTCGCCCTCGCAGTCGCCCAGGCGCGAGCCGTCGCGGGTCTGGCCGTCGACCGTCGTGAACGCCAGCAGGTCGTCGCCGGTCCGGCGCCCGGACAACCGGCGCACGACGACGTCCTGCGCCGGCCCGGTGACGTGCAGGCCGTCGGACGCCGTGTCGACGAAGCGGAGGTCGGTGACGGTGACCCGGGTGACGTCACCGAGCGCGACCCCGTACTGGCCGCCGATCTGCGGCCCGCCGACGGAACGGACGGTCATCCCGGTCAGCGTGAGGTCGGCGGCCCGCCGGATGAGGACACCGTGTGACTGCGTGGTCTGCGCGATGTGGTTCTTGTTGCGGTTCGTCCAGGTGCCGCCGCGGATGGTGATGCCGACGTCGACCGGGGCGTGCAGGTACACCGTCGCCTCGTGGTCGGTCGAG
The sequence above is drawn from the Curtobacterium sp. L6-1 genome and encodes:
- a CDS encoding glycosyltransferase family 4 protein, whose translation is MHRDPASRPTLLVAASTFPAEPGDGTPGFVLDLALALADDHRVVVVAPMTKGAATHQRIGDVEVRRYHYFPSRWRDLADGAIVDNLRAKPVRWLQVPFFFASMAIALRREAARSRPDVALLHWIIPQGAVGKLVLGSLPRVVTTLGGDLYALRHPVLQRVKRAVIRSAASITCMSTDMAAELRKLGARDEQVHIVPMGVDTAPITAAVAREQRTPGRVLFVGRLVEKKGATVLLDALERMREQPAEVVVVGDGPLRGALEARAGSAVSFVGARSKDGLAAEYAQAGIALYPSVPAANGDRDGLPVALLEAMSAGCAIVASAVPGIVDVVEDGVNGLLVTPGDAGALAAAVDRLLADPALASRLGAAAQETAAAYTVEAVGDRYRTLIAGALGR